Proteins encoded by one window of Roseibium sp. Sym1:
- a CDS encoding cupin domain-containing protein yields the protein MRTTLWAAALSVAACLPVVAAEPEAIRLTAQPDLSWEVTPEGVAFAPLKGDRFEESYMAMVRLPAGLVSPVHVKSASMFGLVVSGEMVHTSEADAAEAAKVLKAGDYYEIPAGLPHQSKCVSNVECVTFLYQDGPFDFLPLEEKRQ from the coding sequence ATGCGAACCACTCTTTGGGCGGCAGCGCTTTCAGTTGCGGCCTGTCTGCCGGTTGTAGCGGCCGAACCCGAAGCAATCCGTCTGACGGCACAACCGGATCTGTCCTGGGAAGTCACGCCTGAAGGTGTTGCCTTTGCACCCCTGAAGGGAGACCGGTTCGAGGAAAGCTACATGGCTATGGTCCGCCTTCCCGCCGGTCTTGTCAGTCCTGTTCATGTGAAAAGCGCGAGCATGTTCGGTCTCGTCGTTTCCGGTGAAATGGTCCACACGTCCGAGGCAGATGCCGCTGAAGCTGCGAAAGTGCTGAAGGCAGGCGACTATTACGAAATCCCGGCCGGGTTGCCGCACCAGAGCAAATGTGTGTCGAACGTCGAATGCGTCACGTTCCTTTATCAGGACGGACCGTTCGACTTTTTGCCCTTGGAGGAGAAACGACAATGA
- a CDS encoding ArsR/SmtB family transcription factor, protein MNTGPQGVFRALADPTRRAILMLLAQENLAITDIAARFDITRTAINKHLAILEEGGLIRSEVSGRERRNTLVPERLRSALEWLGYFEHFWDGKLAGLQREIDKDMQDRQEHEK, encoded by the coding sequence ATGAATACAGGACCTCAGGGTGTCTTTCGCGCCCTGGCAGATCCGACCAGGCGCGCAATTCTGATGCTCCTGGCACAGGAGAACCTTGCAATCACCGACATTGCCGCGCGGTTCGACATCACGCGGACCGCGATCAACAAGCATCTGGCCATTCTGGAGGAGGGCGGGCTCATAAGGAGCGAAGTCAGCGGTCGTGAGCGGCGCAACACACTTGTTCCTGAACGGTTGAGATCCGCCCTCGAATGGCTGGGGTATTTCGAACATTTCTGGGACGGCAAGCTTGCGGGTTTGCAGCGTGAAATCGACAAGGACATGCAAGACAGGCAGGAGCACGAAAAATGA
- a CDS encoding multidrug effflux MFS transporter: MSAGVSQEKGDEAKPSLGVLIAISTVSPLAMQIYLPSLAGMMIVFSATAGEIQLTMSAFFIAVAVSQLFWGPLSDQFGRRPVIIAGMVLFAVGSILCLLAPTIETLIAARVLQAAGGCTGMVLGRAIIRDLHSPRQAASMIGYVTMGMAVMPTIAPAVGGLLDEFYGWQGGFVLLLIFGIGVLLATIYYLPETHRDRNSIGARQILRSYATLFREPLYWSYALTAAFSALTYFAYLGGAPFIASGLLSLSAAEMGFYFMFVALGYIVGNYLSGRFAERVGMYPMILAGTVIGMVSVLVITGFAHFDALTAPSLFLPMFLLGLGNGVCLPSALSGAVSVRPELTGAASGLTASLQVATGAVAGSLVAWLYADSLFAGTPWGMIMVMGAGISLSLVAALSIGRLEAAEKFVPAE; the protein is encoded by the coding sequence ATGTCCGCTGGCGTCTCTCAGGAAAAAGGTGACGAAGCCAAACCCTCCCTGGGTGTGCTCATCGCGATCTCGACGGTCAGTCCGCTCGCAATGCAGATCTACCTGCCGTCGCTGGCCGGCATGATGATTGTATTTTCTGCAACCGCAGGTGAAATCCAGCTGACCATGTCGGCCTTTTTTATCGCGGTCGCCGTTTCGCAGCTTTTCTGGGGCCCGTTGTCCGACCAGTTCGGACGCAGACCGGTCATAATTGCCGGTATGGTGCTGTTTGCCGTTGGCAGCATCTTGTGTCTTCTTGCTCCAACCATCGAAACCCTGATTGCCGCGCGTGTGCTGCAGGCGGCCGGGGGCTGCACGGGGATGGTCCTGGGCCGTGCAATCATCCGTGACCTCCACAGCCCGAGACAGGCCGCCAGCATGATCGGGTATGTCACCATGGGCATGGCGGTGATGCCGACAATAGCTCCCGCAGTCGGCGGTCTGCTCGACGAATTCTACGGCTGGCAGGGCGGTTTCGTCCTGTTGTTGATCTTCGGGATCGGCGTATTGCTGGCAACGATCTATTATCTGCCGGAAACCCATCGGGATCGCAATTCGATCGGCGCGCGCCAAATCCTGCGGTCCTATGCGACCCTGTTTCGCGAACCGCTTTACTGGAGCTATGCACTGACAGCAGCCTTCAGCGCGCTCACCTACTTTGCCTATCTCGGCGGCGCGCCGTTTATTGCTTCCGGCCTGTTGTCCCTGAGCGCGGCAGAAATGGGCTTCTATTTCATGTTTGTAGCCCTTGGTTACATCGTCGGGAATTATCTTTCCGGCCGTTTCGCTGAGCGGGTCGGCATGTATCCGATGATCCTTGCCGGCACCGTGATCGGTATGGTCAGCGTGCTGGTGATCACGGGCTTCGCCCATTTCGACGCCCTGACGGCGCCAAGCCTGTTTCTGCCGATGTTCCTGCTGGGGCTCGGAAACGGCGTCTGCCTGCCGAGCGCCTTGTCCGGAGCGGTCAGCGTGCGGCCGGAACTGACCGGGGCTGCATCCGGCCTGACGGCTTCGTTGCAAGTGGCCACCGGCGCCGTGGCCGGTTCCCTCGTCGCCTGGCTCTACGCAGACAGCCTGTTCGCGGGAACGCCCTGGGGCATGATCATGGTCATGGGCGCCGGCATAAGCCTGAGCCTGGTTGCGGCACTCTCGATCGGCCGACTCGAGGCAGCGGAAAAATTTGTTCCGGCCGAGTAG
- a CDS encoding SRPBCC family protein, translated as MTATTITKTVFLKAPRDVVWAFLTEKDKLARWFHPAANDLKEGRAYTLLDQNDGMSRICWGEVLEMRPHDSLVYTFTIKPLNGAMTTVRWTLEDAAGGTRLTLSHEGIEQAAGEAALMMLSALDAGWEAHFGRLREVAPTPVPA; from the coding sequence ATGACTGCGACAACGATTACCAAGACCGTTTTCCTGAAGGCGCCGCGAGACGTGGTCTGGGCTTTCCTGACCGAGAAGGACAAGCTGGCCCGCTGGTTCCATCCGGCTGCCAACGACCTGAAAGAAGGCCGGGCCTATACGCTGCTGGACCAGAACGACGGCATGTCCAGGATCTGCTGGGGCGAGGTGCTCGAAATGAGGCCACATGACAGTCTGGTCTACACCTTCACGATCAAGCCGCTGAACGGAGCGATGACGACCGTGCGCTGGACCCTTGAGGACGCCGCCGGCGGGACGCGCCTGACCCTGTCGCATGAAGGCATTGAACAGGCTGCGGGAGAGGCGGCTCTCATGATGCTGAGCGCCCTTGACGCCGGTTGGGAGGCCCATTTCGGCAGGTTGCGCGAGGTTGCCCCGACCCCGGTGCCCGCATAA
- a CDS encoding Acg family FMN-binding oxidoreductase has product MTLNRRKTLTLLGGGMVVAAAASAGTFLATRTPTRALDPWRAAGGYEDPRLFALSYALLAPNPHNRQPWLADLADEDALTLYRDETRDLPQTDPHLRQIFVGLGCFLELLSVAATLRGKHAETRLFPEGPDGPVAHVRLKNGASRDPLAGQMLDRRSCKEPFADTPVPQAAAGELAGHGTVITAPESVARLRKLTWDAWLTEMHTHRTLKESVDLMRFGKAEINANPDGIDLGGPFLESLMLAGVLTRDNQLDPQSAGFREGVAIYEEMLYATPAYVVLTTPGNARTDQIAAGQRWLRLNLDTTRLGLALHPVSQALQEYAEMKPHYTEAHRMLAKPGETVQMLGRLGYGPKTPRTPRWPLETRILNG; this is encoded by the coding sequence ATGACACTGAACCGACGCAAGACGCTGACCCTGCTCGGTGGCGGGATGGTTGTCGCAGCAGCCGCGTCCGCCGGCACTTTCCTGGCGACGCGTACACCAACCCGCGCCCTTGACCCTTGGAGGGCCGCAGGCGGCTATGAAGACCCCCGTCTTTTTGCCCTGTCCTATGCCTTGCTGGCTCCCAACCCGCACAATCGCCAACCCTGGCTGGCAGACCTGGCGGACGAAGACGCCCTGACGCTCTATCGTGACGAAACCAGGGACCTTCCTCAAACCGACCCGCATCTCCGGCAGATCTTTGTCGGTCTCGGCTGCTTCCTGGAACTTCTGTCAGTCGCCGCAACACTGCGCGGCAAACACGCGGAAACCCGCCTCTTTCCTGAAGGCCCGGACGGGCCGGTTGCGCATGTCCGGCTGAAGAACGGAGCATCAAGGGATCCCCTCGCCGGCCAGATGCTCGACAGGCGGTCCTGCAAGGAGCCTTTCGCGGACACCCCCGTGCCACAGGCCGCAGCAGGGGAGCTTGCCGGCCACGGCACTGTCATCACTGCACCGGAATCGGTCGCCCGGCTCCGGAAACTGACCTGGGACGCCTGGTTGACGGAAATGCACACGCACCGGACTCTGAAGGAAAGCGTCGACCTGATGCGCTTCGGCAAGGCTGAAATCAACGCCAACCCGGACGGCATCGACCTCGGCGGTCCGTTCCTGGAAAGCCTGATGCTGGCCGGCGTCCTGACACGTGACAATCAGCTCGATCCGCAATCGGCCGGGTTCCGGGAAGGTGTGGCCATCTATGAAGAGATGCTCTACGCCACGCCGGCTTATGTGGTTCTGACCACACCGGGCAACGCACGGACCGATCAGATCGCGGCGGGCCAGCGCTGGCTTCGGCTCAACCTGGACACGACGCGCCTTGGTCTGGCCCTGCACCCCGTCAGCCAGGCCCTTCAGGAATACGCGGAAATGAAACCCCATTACACTGAGGCCCATCGGATGCTTGCCAAACCCGGAGAAACCGTTCAGATGCTAGGACGATTGGGGTACGGACCGAAAACACCGCGAACGCCGCGCTGGCCACTTGAAACACGGATCTTGAATGGATAG
- the fdhD gene encoding formate dehydrogenase accessory sulfurtransferase FdhD: protein MAVTGPYVLQPDPHDPRLSTSVSGIDQNGNTVETRVVTEKPLTLYLNAQEVVTMMTIGDHPDLLAVGYLKNQNMLADDDVITEIDYDDDLEVVVVRTERETDFEEKLKKKVRTSGCAQGTVFGDVMEGFESISLSSDARLKTSWLHGLTKVINTTPSLYLEAGAIHGCVLCQEDRPLVYMEDVGRHNAVDKIAGWMVLNNIPATDKIFYTTGRLTSEMVIKTVMMGIPILVSRSGFTAWGVELARQAGLTLIGRARGKRFVALAGQERIDFDLDPAQMEDEPERNRRKGSVTSL from the coding sequence ATGGCTGTGACAGGCCCCTATGTGCTGCAACCCGACCCGCACGATCCCAGACTGTCGACCTCGGTGTCGGGAATCGACCAGAACGGAAACACCGTCGAGACCCGCGTGGTCACCGAAAAGCCCTTGACGCTTTATCTGAATGCGCAGGAAGTCGTGACCATGATGACGATCGGGGATCACCCCGATCTGCTTGCGGTCGGGTACCTGAAAAACCAGAACATGCTTGCCGACGACGATGTCATCACCGAGATCGACTACGACGACGATCTTGAGGTCGTCGTCGTGCGCACGGAGCGGGAAACCGATTTCGAGGAGAAGCTCAAGAAGAAGGTGCGCACCTCCGGCTGCGCACAGGGCACCGTTTTCGGCGACGTCATGGAAGGCTTTGAATCGATTTCACTGTCTTCAGATGCGCGACTGAAAACATCCTGGCTCCACGGTCTGACAAAGGTCATCAACACCACCCCCTCGCTCTATCTGGAGGCCGGTGCCATTCATGGCTGCGTGCTGTGTCAGGAAGACCGGCCACTTGTCTACATGGAGGATGTCGGCCGGCACAATGCCGTCGACAAGATCGCCGGCTGGATGGTGCTCAACAACATCCCCGCCACGGACAAGATCTTCTACACCACCGGACGGCTGACCTCCGAAATGGTCATCAAGACCGTGATGATGGGCATTCCGATTCTCGTGTCCCGCTCCGGGTTCACGGCATGGGGTGTGGAACTCGCACGGCAGGCGGGCCTGACACTGATCGGCCGCGCTCGCGGCAAGCGCTTCGTGGCGCTCGCCGGACAGGAACGCATAGACTTCGACCTTGATCCGGCACAGATGGAAGACGAACCGGAACGAAACCGCCGGAAAGGGAGTGTCACGTCGCTATGA
- a CDS encoding cryptochrome/photolyase family protein: MTTLVWFRQDLRIEDNPALCEAAKMGSVLPVFIYETPEQSGESHPLGGASRWWLHHSLAALKEVLPGLVLLRGSARHLIPQLAKQVGAEAVYWNRCYEPHAIERDTDLKATLKDDGFEVKSFKASLLFEPWELETKSGGHFKVYSPFWKTAQQKEVPPPLPAPEKVDFVSLEDGDCLDDLGLRPSKPDWAAGWEKLWKPGAEGARERLSEFLREGLAGYGSLRNRPDLPNVSRLSPHLHFGDISPRQVWHETQRVMDAEEALTRDGMKFLSELAWREFSYHLLYHFPGLPTDNWRPAFDAYPWRESSRDLERWQQGRTGYPIVDAGMRELWQTGYMHNRVRMIVASFLVKHLRLHWHHGAAWFRDTLLDADLANNAASWQWVTGSGADAAPYFRIFNPITQGEKFDPEGHYIRRWVPELADLETRYLFAPFEAPIDALRSAGVTLGDTYPEPVVDHAKARKAALEGYEDVKQAGQNAA, encoded by the coding sequence ATGACGACACTGGTTTGGTTCAGACAGGATCTCAGGATCGAGGACAACCCGGCGCTGTGCGAGGCTGCGAAAATGGGCAGTGTCCTGCCCGTTTTCATTTACGAAACACCCGAACAGTCCGGGGAAAGCCATCCGCTGGGCGGCGCCAGCCGCTGGTGGCTGCATCACAGTCTGGCAGCCCTGAAAGAAGTGCTGCCGGGCCTGGTCTTGTTGCGCGGCAGTGCACGTCACCTCATTCCACAATTGGCAAAACAGGTCGGTGCCGAAGCGGTCTATTGGAACCGCTGCTACGAACCGCATGCGATCGAACGTGATACCGACCTGAAGGCAACGCTCAAAGACGACGGCTTCGAGGTGAAGAGTTTCAAGGCATCGCTGCTGTTCGAACCCTGGGAACTGGAAACCAAGTCGGGCGGACACTTCAAGGTCTATTCGCCCTTCTGGAAAACGGCACAGCAGAAAGAGGTGCCGCCACCTCTGCCGGCGCCGGAAAAAGTCGATTTCGTTTCCTTGGAAGACGGGGACTGTCTCGACGACCTCGGACTGCGCCCGTCAAAGCCCGACTGGGCAGCCGGATGGGAGAAACTCTGGAAGCCGGGTGCCGAAGGGGCTCGGGAACGGTTGTCCGAATTCCTGAGAGAGGGGCTTGCGGGGTATGGCAGCCTGCGCAACAGGCCGGATCTTCCCAACGTTTCGCGATTGTCTCCTCATCTCCATTTCGGCGACATCTCCCCTCGCCAGGTCTGGCATGAGACACAGCGCGTCATGGATGCAGAAGAGGCGTTGACCAGGGACGGTATGAAATTCCTCTCCGAACTCGCCTGGCGAGAATTTTCCTATCACTTGCTCTATCATTTCCCGGGATTGCCGACGGACAATTGGCGGCCCGCCTTCGACGCTTATCCCTGGCGCGAGTCATCAAGGGATCTGGAGCGCTGGCAGCAGGGGCGCACGGGATATCCGATCGTCGACGCGGGCATGCGGGAGCTCTGGCAGACCGGCTACATGCACAACCGGGTCCGCATGATAGTTGCAAGCTTTCTCGTCAAGCATCTGCGCCTTCACTGGCATCACGGGGCGGCCTGGTTCCGTGACACGCTGCTCGATGCGGATCTGGCCAACAACGCTGCCAGCTGGCAGTGGGTCACAGGTTCGGGTGCCGACGCGGCACCCTATTTCCGGATCTTCAACCCGATCACCCAGGGTGAGAAGTTCGATCCCGAGGGACACTATATCCGCCGCTGGGTGCCTGAGCTCGCCGACCTGGAAACCAGATATCTGTTTGCGCCATTCGAGGCACCCATAGACGCCTTGAGATCCGCCGGTGTGACGCTCGGTGATACCTATCCGGAGCCGGTGGTCGACCACGCCAAGGCGCGAAAGGCAGCACTTGAGGGGTATGAAGACGTCAAGCAGGCGGGACAAAACGCGGCTTGA
- a CDS encoding SDR family NAD(P)-dependent oxidoreductase translates to MPACLVTAANRGIGLEITRAALGKGWTVFGSVRSEQLAQQTRDSLQGDFRPLIFDVTDHLAVHAAATALDSALDLLINNAGIISPERQTPLDMDFDGFAKTLSVNTLAPLAVSQAFLPHLRRSGRGRILTISSQMAWMGYRKADTLAYRASKAAVNKVMQGLATALEGEGIPVALIDPGWVRTDMGGPMADNSPQDVATGILAVSEGLSIADTGKFFRWSGEERPF, encoded by the coding sequence ATGCCGGCTTGCCTTGTCACCGCAGCCAATCGCGGGATTGGCCTTGAAATCACGCGTGCCGCCCTTGGCAAAGGCTGGACCGTCTTCGGATCGGTCCGTAGCGAGCAGCTTGCGCAACAGACCAGGGACAGTTTGCAGGGGGATTTTCGCCCCCTGATATTTGACGTTACCGACCACTTGGCAGTCCATGCCGCCGCCACGGCGCTCGACAGTGCCCTTGACCTGCTCATCAACAATGCCGGCATCATTTCTCCGGAACGGCAGACCCCTCTGGACATGGATTTTGACGGCTTTGCGAAAACCCTCAGCGTCAACACGCTGGCGCCGCTCGCGGTTTCACAGGCCTTTCTGCCGCATCTGAGACGGTCCGGTCGCGGGCGGATCCTGACGATATCAAGTCAAATGGCCTGGATGGGCTATCGCAAGGCCGACACGCTCGCCTACAGGGCTTCCAAGGCGGCCGTCAACAAGGTCATGCAGGGCCTGGCAACGGCTTTGGAGGGTGAAGGGATCCCCGTCGCGCTGATTGATCCGGGCTGGGTGCGCACGGACATGGGAGGACCGATGGCAGACAACTCTCCTCAAGATGTTGCGACCGGAATCCTGGCAGTGTCAGAGGGGCTCTCAATTGCCGATACAGGCAAGTTCTTCAGATGGTCGGGTGAAGAACGTCCATTCTGA
- a CDS encoding MarR family winged helix-turn-helix transcriptional regulator, whose translation MDSETRQTLFRFFNEVGIIAQLSRTAMEARLPKGLTLPHFSVINHLVRVSDGQTPLTLARAFQVPKTTMTHTLAGLLEHGFVEMRPNPNDGRSKTVWLTDRGRRFREEAIRLIDPDMDALKDHVPPERIAALLPALAEIRAFMDAYRDETD comes from the coding sequence ATGGATAGCGAGACACGCCAGACCCTCTTCCGCTTTTTCAACGAGGTCGGAATCATCGCGCAGCTCAGCCGCACGGCGATGGAGGCCCGGTTGCCGAAGGGACTGACCCTGCCCCACTTCTCCGTGATCAATCACCTTGTGCGGGTCAGTGACGGCCAGACGCCGCTCACCCTGGCAAGGGCTTTCCAGGTTCCCAAGACCACCATGACGCATACACTCGCCGGGCTGCTCGAGCATGGGTTTGTCGAAATGCGCCCGAATCCGAACGACGGCCGCAGCAAGACCGTCTGGCTGACGGACCGCGGACGCCGCTTCCGTGAGGAGGCCATCCGCCTGATCGATCCCGACATGGACGCGCTGAAGGATCATGTTCCGCCGGAGCGCATCGCCGCTCTCCTGCCGGCGCTCGCCGAGATCCGCGCCTTTATGGATGCCTACCGGGACGAAACCGACTGA
- the moaA gene encoding GTP 3',8-cyclase MoaA yields the protein MIDPFGRAVTYLRVSVTDRCDFRCVYCMAEDMTFLPKREVLSLEELDRLCTAFVEKGVRKLRLTGGEPLVRKNIMSLIRSLGRHLDSGALEELTITTNGSQLARYATELHDAGVRRINVSIDTLDAQKFKTVTRWGDLGKVMDGIRAATEAGLKIKVNMVALKGVNEDEIIPMLEWCHEHGHDLTLIETMPLGEIDGDRTDQYLPLSTVRQRLSERFTLTDIPYKTGGPARYVTLEETGGRLGFITPMTHNFCESCNRVRVTCTGQLYMCLGQDDMADLRAPLRASEGNDLLNDAIDEAIGRKPKGHDFVIDRKRKQPAVARHMSVTGG from the coding sequence ATGATCGATCCCTTCGGCCGTGCCGTCACCTATCTGCGTGTTTCAGTCACCGACCGCTGCGACTTCCGCTGTGTCTATTGCATGGCCGAGGACATGACGTTCCTGCCGAAGCGTGAAGTCCTGAGCCTCGAAGAGCTAGATCGCCTGTGTACCGCCTTTGTCGAAAAGGGCGTTCGCAAGCTGCGCCTGACCGGCGGCGAGCCGCTTGTGCGCAAGAACATCATGAGCCTGATCCGCAGCCTGGGCCGCCACCTGGACAGCGGTGCTCTCGAAGAGCTGACGATCACCACCAACGGATCGCAGCTCGCGCGATATGCCACCGAGCTCCATGACGCCGGGGTGCGCCGGATCAATGTGTCGATCGACACGCTGGATGCGCAGAAATTCAAGACGGTCACCCGGTGGGGAGACCTGGGCAAGGTCATGGATGGCATCAGGGCAGCGACCGAAGCCGGATTGAAGATCAAGGTCAACATGGTCGCTCTGAAAGGTGTCAACGAGGACGAGATCATTCCGATGCTGGAATGGTGCCACGAACACGGCCACGACCTGACACTGATCGAGACCATGCCTCTTGGCGAGATCGACGGTGACCGCACCGACCAGTACCTGCCGCTGTCCACGGTGAGGCAGCGCCTGTCGGAGCGCTTCACCCTGACGGATATTCCCTACAAGACCGGCGGCCCGGCCCGCTACGTGACACTCGAGGAAACAGGCGGCCGACTGGGCTTCATCACGCCGATGACCCATAATTTCTGCGAAAGCTGCAACCGTGTCCGGGTCACTTGCACCGGCCAGCTCTACATGTGTCTCGGACAGGATGACATGGCCGATCTGCGCGCCCCGTTGCGGGCTTCGGAAGGCAATGACCTGTTGAATGACGCCATTGACGAAGCCATTGGACGCAAGCCGAAAGGCCATGATTTCGTCATCGACAGAAAGCGCAAGCAGCCAGCCGTTGCCCGTCACATGAGCGTCACCGGCGGTTGA
- a CDS encoding BLUF domain-containing protein, protein MELYRACYRSRIKWDKMRLPLPDEIDKTLLRIRRINRKAGVTGALFLVDQHIFQILEGQTGQVLDTVYCVMNDPRLHDIEGIIHEPADFRLFPNSLMFFRDLTDGLAASSNEVLRPLLDHPGDITRDEAYLAFCHYANELQQGRLTNDMLMI, encoded by the coding sequence ATGGAACTTTATCGCGCCTGCTACAGAAGCAGAATCAAGTGGGACAAGATGCGTTTGCCCTTGCCCGACGAAATCGACAAGACTTTGCTGCGCATCCGCCGCATCAACCGCAAGGCCGGCGTTACGGGCGCCCTGTTCCTGGTGGACCAGCACATTTTCCAGATACTGGAAGGTCAAACCGGTCAGGTTCTCGATACCGTCTATTGCGTCATGAATGACCCGCGGTTGCACGACATCGAAGGCATCATCCATGAACCGGCCGACTTCCGGCTGTTTCCGAACTCGCTGATGTTCTTCAGGGACCTGACGGACGGTCTGGCGGCCTCCAGCAACGAGGTCCTGCGGCCGTTGCTCGATCATCCCGGCGACATCACGCGCGACGAAGCCTATCTGGCATTCTGCCATTACGCCAACGAACTGCAGCAAGGCCGTCTGACAAACGACATGCTCATGATCTGA
- a CDS encoding Mrp/NBP35 family ATP-binding protein, with translation MNDTIKNAVMERLRQIKGPDLEGDIVSLGLVSDVFASDGRVAFSITVPAERAQELEPLRQAAEKVVKEVPGVETAMVALTAERAAGGARNTAPKAPPQPQRRAPEEQAPQKPGVPGIKHIIAVASGKGGVGKSTTTANLALAMAALGRKVGVLDADIYGPSVPRLFNVSGRPEQLEGRLLKPLEGYGIKVMSMGFMVEEETPMIWRGPMVISALTQMLREVAWGDLDVLVVDMPPGTGDAQLTMAQQVPLAGAVIVSTPQDLALIDARKGLNMFKRVDVPVLGIVENMSYFLCPDCGGRHDIFGHGGARAEATRLGVPFLGEIPLTMKIRETSDAGTPVVVSDPEGTVSGLYKEIAAAVLSGIEAAETAQERAAPNIVFE, from the coding sequence ATGAACGACACCATCAAGAACGCGGTCATGGAGCGTCTCAGGCAGATCAAGGGGCCGGACCTTGAAGGGGACATCGTTTCCCTGGGGCTGGTCTCGGATGTGTTTGCATCCGATGGCCGCGTGGCGTTTTCCATAACGGTGCCGGCCGAGCGCGCCCAGGAACTGGAACCGCTGCGTCAGGCCGCCGAGAAAGTGGTGAAGGAAGTTCCGGGTGTCGAGACCGCGATGGTTGCACTGACGGCCGAACGGGCTGCCGGCGGCGCCCGCAACACCGCTCCGAAGGCCCCGCCACAGCCCCAGCGCAGGGCGCCCGAGGAACAGGCGCCTCAAAAGCCAGGGGTGCCGGGCATCAAGCACATCATCGCCGTTGCGTCCGGCAAGGGGGGCGTCGGCAAGTCGACGACAACCGCGAACCTGGCACTCGCAATGGCGGCGCTCGGCCGGAAGGTCGGCGTCCTGGACGCTGATATCTACGGCCCGTCCGTGCCGCGTCTCTTCAACGTTTCCGGGCGCCCGGAACAGCTTGAAGGCAGGCTCCTGAAGCCGCTCGAGGGCTACGGTATCAAGGTGATGTCGATGGGATTCATGGTGGAGGAAGAAACACCAATGATCTGGCGGGGGCCGATGGTGATCTCCGCGCTGACCCAAATGCTTCGGGAGGTCGCCTGGGGCGATCTCGATGTTCTGGTGGTCGACATGCCGCCCGGAACAGGCGACGCGCAATTGACCATGGCACAGCAGGTGCCGCTGGCGGGGGCCGTCATCGTTTCGACACCCCAGGATCTCGCATTGATCGATGCGCGCAAGGGGCTCAACATGTTCAAGCGTGTGGACGTGCCCGTGCTCGGCATTGTCGAGAACATGAGCTATTTCCTCTGCCCTGATTGCGGCGGGCGCCATGACATTTTCGGACATGGCGGCGCGCGGGCCGAAGCGACCAGGCTCGGGGTGCCGTTTCTAGGTGAAATTCCGCTGACGATGAAAATCAGGGAAACCTCGGATGCCGGCACGCCTGTTGTCGTGTCCGATCCGGAAGGCACGGTTTCTGGACTCTACAAGGAGATTGCCGCTGCCGTCCTGTCGGGTATTGAAGCGGCGGAAACGGCGCAGGAGAGGGCCGCGCCGAATATCGTGTTCGAATAA
- a CDS encoding DUF971 domain-containing protein, which produces MTDPSAPWPTELRVSKDRKTLTIAFNSGERHELSAEYLRVCSPSAEVKGHAPSQKKTVPGKRQVEIIKVEPVGNYAVRIHFDDMHNSGIYSWTYFHELGSDRETHWGGYMRELEEKGLSRDR; this is translated from the coding sequence ATGACCGACCCGTCCGCGCCCTGGCCCACGGAGCTGCGTGTCTCAAAGGACAGGAAGACATTGACCATCGCCTTCAACTCGGGCGAGCGGCACGAGCTATCGGCCGAGTATCTGCGCGTTTGCTCTCCTTCCGCGGAGGTCAAGGGCCACGCGCCTTCCCAGAAAAAGACGGTGCCCGGGAAACGGCAGGTTGAAATCATCAAGGTGGAACCAGTGGGCAACTACGCCGTCAGGATCCATTTTGACGACATGCACAATTCCGGGATCTATTCCTGGACCTATTTTCATGAGCTGGGCAGCGACCGGGAGACCCATTGGGGCGGTTACATGCGTGAATTGGAGGAGAAAGGGCTCAGCCGGGACCGGTGA